The proteins below come from a single Dinghuibacter silviterrae genomic window:
- a CDS encoding SusD/RagB family nutrient-binding outer membrane lipoprotein, giving the protein MFRNIIRTAGVLLLMGSCSKSYLDVNNNNPNQVTTVSPHLLLAGTLNTTASIVTTDFPFLGCYQGYWTIAQGFSDITDYANYNFSTNFGQNIWTDVYGNLGNLAQIEAAAKADTTLVLYGAMAKIIKALNFQILVDVYNNIPYFDASSPLNIYPKYDNADTVYQHLVLTIDTAIAMINGATPGAVQPTGSDDIMFSGNMTSWKQLGNTLKLRMLLHQAGLTAKAAYIQARLADIATEGDGFLAGNAWVNPGYSQNTNQQNPFFSSFGFNSTGGAASNYTSFKANIYTIAFFNNTNDVRIGYDYAPLTGYTGNPPYLYVGAPFGTIGLPSPSSASSIGAYMPATSSTQAGPRVGLLQSDAQSCPLLTATESLFLQAEAAERGWISSDPQTLYQQAITASYAYLLVNNPDSAAGAYYAQPIQNVGWSASTNKLEAIIVQKWAALNGIDLEEVWSDYRRTGFPSDLPPSNSPNAVSKTPPVRLLYPQIEYQTNAANVNAEGSINQFTSKIFWIP; this is encoded by the coding sequence ATGTTCCGAAATATAATACGAACAGCCGGCGTCCTCCTCCTGATGGGCTCCTGTAGCAAAAGCTACCTGGACGTCAACAACAACAATCCCAACCAGGTCACCACGGTTTCGCCCCATCTTTTGCTGGCCGGAACGCTCAACACTACGGCTTCCATCGTGACCACCGACTTCCCCTTCTTAGGTTGCTACCAGGGCTACTGGACCATTGCCCAGGGATTTTCCGACATCACGGACTACGCCAACTATAACTTCAGCACGAACTTCGGCCAGAACATCTGGACCGACGTCTACGGCAACTTAGGTAACCTCGCGCAGATAGAGGCCGCGGCCAAGGCCGACACCACCCTCGTGCTCTACGGCGCCATGGCCAAAATCATCAAGGCCCTCAACTTCCAGATCCTGGTCGATGTCTATAACAACATCCCCTACTTCGACGCCTCCAGCCCCTTGAACATCTATCCGAAGTATGACAACGCCGATACAGTCTACCAACACCTCGTTCTGACCATAGACACGGCCATCGCCATGATCAACGGCGCCACGCCCGGCGCGGTTCAGCCGACCGGCTCGGACGACATCATGTTCTCCGGCAATATGACCTCCTGGAAACAGTTGGGGAATACGCTAAAGCTGCGCATGCTGCTCCACCAGGCGGGGCTGACGGCCAAGGCGGCCTATATACAGGCCCGTCTTGCCGACATCGCTACTGAAGGTGATGGGTTCCTGGCCGGCAACGCTTGGGTCAACCCCGGCTATTCCCAGAACACCAACCAGCAAAACCCATTTTTCTCTTCCTTCGGTTTCAACTCCACCGGGGGCGCGGCCTCGAACTACACCAGTTTTAAGGCCAACATCTATACGATTGCTTTTTTCAACAACACCAACGACGTCCGCATCGGATACGACTATGCCCCGCTCACCGGGTACACAGGGAACCCGCCCTATTTGTATGTGGGCGCTCCCTTCGGAACGATCGGTCTTCCCTCCCCTTCTTCCGCCTCATCCATCGGCGCCTATATGCCAGCCACCTCTTCGACCCAGGCGGGTCCGCGGGTCGGCCTTCTGCAAAGCGACGCCCAGTCTTGTCCCCTCCTGACCGCCACCGAAAGCCTGTTTCTCCAGGCCGAAGCAGCGGAGCGCGGCTGGATCTCCAGCGATCCACAGACTTTATATCAACAGGCCATCACCGCTTCCTACGCCTATTTGCTGGTCAATAACCCGGACAGCGCCGCGGGCGCCTATTATGCGCAACCGATCCAAAATGTAGGCTGGAGCGCGTCCACCAACAAACTGGAAGCCATCATCGTCCAGAAGTGGGCCGCCCTGAACGGCATCGACCTGGAAGAGGTATGGAGCGATTACCGGCGGACCGGGTTCCCATCAGACCTCCCACCGTCCAACTCTCCCAACGCCGTTTCAAAGACGCCACCCGTCCGCCTTTTGTACCCCCAGATCGAGTACCAGACCAACGCCGCCAACGTCAACGCCGAAGGCTCGATCAATCAATTCACCTCCAAAATATTCTGGATACCATGA